TCTTTTATCTAAAAATCGAGTGAAACCTCGGGCAAGTGAGGTTGGTAGTTTGGTGGGTAAACTTTTAGAAGATGTTATGCTGGGATTCAAAGGATCATCACAACTACTTGGATGGTCTGCAAATCTTAGAATACGTACAGTCACTGCTTTAAATTTCCTTGAATCTGTACAATTAATCCTAGTTGATGAGAGTAATAAGAAGTTGAATATTACTAAGTTAGGAAAAAAAATAATTGATAAGGCATTTTCATATGAAACTGATTTATCTTATAATCTCGCATTAATAGAAAGGTCATATAGAAATTACTGTGTTGATTCAAAATTGGACGGTGAGATATTATGAAACTGCTAAGTATAAAAATCAAGGGTAGGGATATTATTGGACTTGAGTCCGAAGAACTCACTTTTGGAAAACATATTACTGAATTTTATGGGCCAAATGGATGCGGAAAAACACCATTATTACAATCTATCGCTTATTGTCTAGGATATCCATGTAAGTTTAGAGATGATATTTATAAGCTATGTAAATCTGCGATTCTTACATTTACTATAGCTAATGACACTTTTCAAGCCACTAGAGAGTTTGAACATACCGACTTCATTTTAACCTTACAAAGCGAGAAAGAAACATTAAAATTTTACAATCAAGCTGATTACTCTAAATATATAATGGAAAGGCTATCATTAGCTTACCCATCACTTCTTACAACGCAGAATAAACAGTCATATCCTTATTTATCGACTATTCTCCCTATATTCTACCTAGATCAAGACTTAGGTTATTCAAAATTTTATTATTCGCCAAGTAATTTTATAAAAGATCAATTTTCCGAAATGCTACGGATAATATTTTCTCTACCTGAGAAACACTCATTCGATGCAAAAAAGAAGGCTATTAACATCTCAGAGGAAATCAAATATTTAGATAACTCATTAGCAGTTCAACGAAGAGATATTGAAATAGCTAAAGATGCTCATAATGACAAAAATATAGAATCAATTGATGACTCAATCAACAACTTAAAGAATGAGCTGAATCAATTAAAAAATAGTAAATCATTAAAGAATGATTCTCTTTTTAGCATAGAAGAAATCATAAAAAAACAAAAAGAAAACTTAAGAGAGTTGAATTCTGAATTAAATTTCATGGAAAGAAGGGAATCATCTTTAATACAAATAATGAAAGAAATAAACACAGAAATCAACACACTAAATCTAAATGAAGAAGCGAAGAGAATATTTCGTTCTTTTGAGGAGATTTGTCCATCAGTTGATTGTAAAATGTTTTCTCGCAGTTCTGAAAGTTATGCGAAACATCTTTTATATCTTAAAGACCAAATCAAAGATATTGAAAGGA
This Klebsiella sp. RHBSTW-00484 DNA region includes the following protein-coding sequences:
- a CDS encoding AAA family ATPase, with the translated sequence MKLLSIKIKGRDIIGLESEELTFGKHITEFYGPNGCGKTPLLQSIAYCLGYPCKFRDDIYKLCKSAILTFTIANDTFQATREFEHTDFILTLQSEKETLKFYNQADYSKYIMERLSLAYPSLLTTQNKQSYPYLSTILPIFYLDQDLGYSKFYYSPSNFIKDQFSEMLRIIFSLPEKHSFDAKKKAINISEEIKYLDNSLAVQRRDIEIAKDAHNDKNIESIDDSINNLKNELNQLKNSKSLKNDSLFSIEEIIKKQKENLRELNSELNFMERRESSLIQIMKEINTEINTLNLNEEAKRIFRSFEEICPSVDCKMFSRSSESYAKHLLYLKDQIKDIERSLNLDSNRHDKIKQEIQYSSKTIEDLNTLRNNIIEEEDISSVIDAISEITSMLFKLQLDKSELNKIAILEDKYVEMLNKRENALDKLAGLDKNRQSIPRLAKVKTTLRDKFINWLKVLKTPNIDFNVTFENDFNPIMGYETLDQLKGSTKVRAILAYRSALIESMLELDSKSFMFAIFDTPKQHEIHYEDIDNFVINLKVLSEKYDFQFIFSSTEYKYSGDKNDTLLTPKYPGEQHDMFLMRY